One segment of Brassica napus cultivar Da-Ae chromosome C3, Da-Ae, whole genome shotgun sequence DNA contains the following:
- the BNAC03G54140D gene encoding uncharacterized protein BNAC03G54140D yields MEGSSKNNKRKKIDEHMKKNKKRHVINNSINLNPEEKMIRERTEKSGQESFGVFEFPWMKDSMISTSLDWSLPGSPFPFIDDGNDMFEGSSELRLPVKRFSNDMLEFEAFEFIWTSIYD; encoded by the coding sequence ATGGAGGGCTCGTCTAAAAATAATAAGCGAAAAAAAATAGATGAGCATATgaagaaaaacaagaagagaCATGTGATCAACAATAGTATTAACTTAAATCCTGAGGAAAAGATGATACGCGAAAGAACTGAGAAATCCGGGCAGGAGAGTTTCGGAGTGTTTGAGTTTCCGTGGATGAAAGATAGCATGATCTCCACCTCCCTTGATTGGAGTCTACCGGGATCTCCTTTTCCGTTCATAGATGATGGAAATGACATGTTTGAAGGGAGTAGTGAACTGAGGTTGCCAGTGAAAAGGTTTAGTAATGATATGTTGGAGTTTGAGGCATTTGAATTCATTTGGACTTCTATTTACGATTAg